A window of the Rubeoparvulum massiliense genome harbors these coding sequences:
- a CDS encoding histidine kinase — translation MSKEMTLLNKLRNVSVKVKILGITLGLVLLMGITSIFIVRELLVIKLTEDLERRALSIASDLSSRGTDFTILQDIYSLDKLIKEMERNNPDIEYIFFLDHQDHVIIHNLGKEYEVSLQLIQLNRDTDWFEQSYQLHTFISENGVIHDVLSPMLEGDVGFVRVGLNENQIAETINELTFILIISTTLIGIVGVIIAYLLTRIMYRDLTKLIQVSNEVGKGNLNFSVAIESNDEIGLLGREFNTMIQHLKEKNDENLRYLDQLKMRNNELALLNQLSVTALDASSFKRHLNQTVTQLKEELQLLSCFIEIQLSGEKLEFIQGETACLTCLQATSVNCQRSKSKHKTFPLKTMQRGVGKIVICFKEEPNGIQLRFINSFARQLSIIIENVELWQELKYKEELRLKLLDKVITAQEEERRRIARELHDETSQSLTSITLGLSMLEEVETAEEKRSKLLELKEIAEKTMAEVHYISWSLRPSALDDYGLLPAIKMYANDFSKKYGVEVDIQVIGFEQVRLPSTVEVTIYRVIQEALTNVARYAEAESVSIIIKQARNQVSLIIEDDGIGFDVAKILDKKIAKEHLGLKGMQERIESIGGHFFIESNPGFGTSIYVNNIEIGGELAAHENHVSGRS, via the coding sequence ATGAGTAAAGAGATGACATTACTGAACAAGCTGAGGAATGTAAGTGTGAAAGTGAAGATTTTAGGAATCACCCTAGGCCTCGTCCTATTAATGGGAATCACCAGTATCTTCATTGTGAGAGAGCTACTCGTAATTAAATTAACAGAGGATTTAGAACGAAGAGCGCTTTCTATCGCCAGTGATCTATCGTCACGAGGTACAGATTTCACCATTCTCCAGGATATTTATAGCTTAGACAAGTTGATCAAAGAGATGGAGCGGAATAACCCAGACATCGAATATATCTTTTTCTTGGATCACCAGGATCATGTCATTATCCACAACCTGGGGAAGGAGTATGAAGTATCACTCCAGCTCATCCAACTGAATCGTGATACCGACTGGTTTGAGCAGTCCTATCAATTACACACCTTTATTTCAGAAAATGGGGTCATTCATGATGTGCTTTCCCCGATGCTAGAAGGTGATGTGGGCTTTGTCCGAGTGGGACTAAATGAAAATCAAATTGCTGAAACCATCAATGAGCTTACCTTCATCCTTATCATTTCTACCACGCTTATTGGGATTGTAGGCGTTATTATTGCCTATCTTTTGACGAGAATTATGTATCGTGATCTAACCAAGCTCATTCAGGTGAGCAATGAGGTGGGGAAAGGGAATCTAAATTTCTCCGTAGCCATCGAGTCCAATGATGAAATTGGTCTACTAGGAAGAGAGTTTAACACCATGATTCAACATCTCAAGGAGAAGAATGATGAGAACCTGCGTTACCTCGATCAATTGAAAATGCGGAACAATGAGTTGGCATTATTGAATCAGCTCTCTGTCACCGCCTTAGATGCTAGTAGCTTCAAAAGACATTTGAATCAAACAGTGACCCAATTGAAAGAGGAATTACAGCTTTTAAGCTGCTTCATTGAGATTCAATTGAGTGGTGAGAAGCTTGAATTCATTCAAGGTGAGACGGCTTGCCTGACCTGTTTGCAAGCTACATCCGTCAATTGTCAGCGCAGTAAGAGTAAGCACAAGACGTTTCCGCTAAAAACAATGCAACGTGGTGTTGGGAAAATTGTGATTTGCTTTAAAGAAGAGCCTAATGGGATCCAGCTTCGTTTTATCAACTCCTTTGCCCGTCAGCTCTCCATCATTATTGAGAATGTGGAGCTATGGCAGGAGCTGAAATATAAGGAGGAGCTACGACTAAAGCTATTGGATAAAGTGATTACAGCACAGGAGGAAGAACGGCGACGGATTGCCCGCGAGTTACATGATGAGACGAGCCAGTCCCTTACCTCCATCACCTTAGGGCTTAGTATGCTAGAAGAAGTGGAGACCGCTGAGGAGAAGCGAAGCAAACTGCTGGAGCTCAAGGAGATTGCCGAGAAGACCATGGCAGAAGTACACTATATCTCCTGGTCTCTCCGACCCAGTGCCCTTGATGATTATGGCTTACTACCAGCAATCAAGATGTATGCCAATGATTTTTCAAAAAAATATGGAGTTGAAGTAGATATTCAGGTGATCGGATTTGAGCAAGTTCGCTTACCTTCCACCGTAGAGGTGACCATCTACCGCGTCATTCAAGAAGCACTCACCAATGTGGCACGTTATGCAGAAGCGGAGAGTGTGAGTATTATCATTAAACAAGCAAGAAATCAGGTCAGCCTCATTATCGAAGATGATGGGATCGGCTTCGACGTAGCGAAAATCTTAGATAAAAAGATCGCGAAAGAGCATTTAGGACTTAAGGGGATGCAGGAACGCATTGAATCAATTGGAGGGCACTTCTTCATTGAATCCAACCCAGGCTTTGGGACATCTATTTATGTAAACAATATTGAGATCGGTGGTGAACTTGCAGCACATGAAAATCATGTTAGTGGACGATCATAA
- a CDS encoding substrate-binding domain-containing protein: MKRIRTGFLALLSLLFVLGLVSVACSSVDEQMIIPIKQQTTYASEQELARESEEKLKFAILSNVSIKETYHTYYNFIHHLEEELGMEIEIIQLNTYDEILSVFTKGEADAGLVCGYLSVLGSEQGVMERIAMPIINGKEQYTSYIITRKESEINSLHDLKGKSFAFSDPDSFAGYLVPKFLIESEGYDFSNFFQRTFFTYSHDHSIAAVVNGLVDAAAVYSTSYDKLVKEQDPLIEGIKVVAEGAFVGNQPIIVNPSLPSTQKEELKKVLLHLHEKEAGQEVLELLNYDYFVEADDRLFSPALIMLESLNEKP, translated from the coding sequence ATGAAGAGGATACGCACAGGCTTTCTTGCGCTGCTGTCGCTACTATTTGTCCTAGGTTTAGTATCAGTGGCTTGCTCTAGTGTCGATGAGCAAATGATAATACCCATTAAACAACAGACTACTTATGCTAGTGAGCAAGAGCTTGCGCGAGAATCAGAGGAAAAGCTGAAATTTGCCATTCTTTCAAATGTATCGATTAAGGAAACCTATCATACCTACTATAATTTTATCCATCACCTTGAAGAAGAATTGGGTATGGAGATTGAAATTATCCAATTAAATACCTATGATGAAATCTTATCTGTTTTTACGAAGGGCGAAGCAGATGCAGGTCTAGTCTGTGGTTATCTCTCTGTATTAGGAAGTGAGCAAGGCGTGATGGAGCGGATTGCCATGCCCATCATCAATGGGAAGGAACAGTATACCTCCTATATCATTACTCGCAAAGAGAGTGAAATCAACTCGCTGCATGATTTAAAGGGTAAGAGCTTCGCTTTCTCAGATCCGGATTCATTTGCAGGCTACCTAGTACCGAAATTCCTAATAGAGTCAGAAGGCTATGATTTTTCTAACTTCTTTCAGCGAACCTTCTTCACCTATAGTCATGACCATTCCATCGCAGCTGTAGTGAATGGCCTCGTTGATGCAGCAGCAGTCTATAGTACCAGCTATGACAAGCTAGTGAAAGAGCAGGACCCCTTGATCGAAGGGATCAAAGTGGTTGCAGAAGGGGCCTTTGTTGGGAATCAGCCCATCATCGTGAATCCCAGTTTACCATCGACGCAAAAAGAGGAACTGAAAAAGGTTCTTCTCCATTTACACGAGAAAGAAGCTGGACAAGAGGTATTAGAACTGCTCAATTATGATTATTTTGTTGAGGCAGATGATCGTCTGTTCTCCCCTGCTCTAATTATGCTCGAGAGTCTGAATGAAAAGCCATGA
- a CDS encoding ethylbenzene dehydrogenase-related protein encodes MKGKVFFIYFLVAVLAIGISGGFASTGIVKDDPERKITIPDERLIELKAKLAYNGEDVFWRFEWDAGEDSSIHQSYLVYRDGKWQKHKTNNQDENRFMEDRFAMMLDDGSVEFFEQYGGFITATSDMNNMLNPANPEETKELLGKDYVRKFLPETRYDKNDWRTVKSKEDLDKLVDAGYFLDLWHWKAHRSNPIGYVDDNWVREDRKNDEGKAGSSNWDEELEQPKYMFDPNKTNQYAMEWDKVINRHYTTEDYYYLAEDIMVEYDPQHEWKEGDVLPELIVSPIEGGRADIFAQGVLLDGKWHLDMQRAMDTGKPREDKIIRDQGKYTVAFAIHRNSSSRYHLTSFPFTIGFNRDAEIEATYFEGKLPPWDQIEWTTIKLFYPGQITWDHAMNPEAHAGGDYVQNKIPLKDFHTEDEFSYYGVESEFRSEILNQWLLTMGAVSLFVILFSFGVVRAAANVERSEEE; translated from the coding sequence ATGAAGGGAAAGGTCTTTTTCATTTACTTTTTAGTTGCAGTTCTAGCCATTGGTATTTCAGGTGGATTTGCCTCAACGGGTATTGTTAAGGATGACCCAGAGAGAAAAATCACCATCCCAGATGAGCGCCTTATCGAATTAAAAGCGAAGCTAGCCTATAATGGCGAGGATGTGTTCTGGCGTTTTGAATGGGATGCTGGTGAGGATTCTAGTATTCATCAATCTTATCTCGTGTATCGTGATGGTAAATGGCAGAAGCATAAGACCAATAATCAAGATGAGAATCGTTTCATGGAAGACCGCTTTGCAATGATGCTGGATGATGGCTCCGTAGAATTTTTTGAGCAGTATGGTGGTTTTATTACTGCAACCAGTGATATGAATAATATGTTGAACCCAGCCAATCCAGAGGAAACAAAGGAGCTGCTTGGGAAAGATTATGTACGCAAGTTCTTGCCAGAAACCCGTTATGACAAAAATGACTGGCGAACTGTGAAAAGTAAAGAGGATTTAGATAAGCTCGTAGATGCAGGCTACTTCTTAGATTTGTGGCACTGGAAGGCTCATCGGTCCAATCCAATTGGCTATGTTGATGATAACTGGGTTCGTGAGGATCGCAAGAATGACGAAGGGAAAGCTGGTAGTTCTAACTGGGATGAGGAGCTGGAGCAACCCAAATATATGTTTGACCCGAATAAAACCAATCAATATGCAATGGAATGGGATAAAGTAATCAATCGTCATTATACAACAGAGGATTACTATTATCTCGCAGAAGATATTATGGTGGAATATGACCCTCAGCATGAATGGAAGGAAGGAGATGTGCTTCCTGAGCTGATTGTCTCTCCAATTGAAGGAGGACGGGCAGATATCTTTGCACAGGGTGTCTTGCTAGATGGTAAATGGCATCTTGATATGCAACGAGCCATGGATACTGGTAAACCCCGCGAGGATAAGATTATCCGTGATCAGGGGAAATACACCGTTGCATTTGCAATCCATCGTAATTCATCAAGCCGCTATCACCTTACCTCATTCCCATTCACCATTGGCTTTAATCGAGACGCAGAGATTGAGGCAACATACTTTGAAGGAAAATTACCGCCTTGGGATCAGATCGAATGGACAACGATCAAGCTCTTCTATCCAGGTCAAATCACATGGGATCATGCCATGAATCCAGAAGCACATGCTGGTGGCGATTATGTTCAAAATAAGATTCCATTAAAGGATTTCCATACTGAAGATGAGTTCTCTTACTACGGTGTTGAATCAGAATTCCGTTCAGAGATTCTTAATCAATGGTTGTTGACCATGGGAGCTGTTTCGCTATTCGTCATACTCTTCTCGTTCGGGGTTGTCCGAGCTGCAGCCAATGTTGAAAGGAGTGAGGAAGAATGA
- a CDS encoding TetR/AcrR family transcriptional regulator produces MSKRAALDLLTILQTATEIADQHGLEEVTLASLAKKLGIRSPSLYNHVDGLPGLRRELTLYGLNQLNGVITQAAVGRSGDEAIRTMAKAYVTFARLHPGLYTATLSAPDPNDPELQRVAGEIVQLTVQVMEYYGLEEDEALHVVRVFRSLLHGFASLEQANGFGLPLDIDTTLHVLIETLLAGIHAIQKSEMQLSNLTES; encoded by the coding sequence ATGTCCAAAAGAGCTGCTCTTGACCTTCTAACAATTCTACAGACAGCCACAGAAATTGCTGATCAACACGGCCTAGAGGAAGTTACATTAGCTTCTCTTGCAAAAAAGCTGGGAATTCGTTCACCATCCTTATACAACCATGTGGATGGACTACCTGGTCTACGCCGAGAATTGACCCTTTATGGGTTGAATCAACTGAATGGAGTAATCACACAGGCAGCAGTGGGACGATCTGGTGATGAGGCGATCCGTACCATGGCCAAAGCTTATGTCACCTTCGCCCGCTTACATCCCGGCTTATATACTGCGACATTGAGCGCTCCTGATCCAAATGATCCTGAATTGCAGAGAGTAGCAGGAGAAATTGTGCAACTTACCGTGCAGGTGATGGAGTACTACGGGTTAGAAGAAGATGAAGCCCTCCATGTAGTGCGAGTGTTCCGCAGTCTACTTCATGGATTTGCTTCCTTAGAGCAAGCCAACGGATTCGGACTACCACTAGATATTGATACCACCTTACATGTATTAATTGAAACCCTGCTTGCAGGTATTCATGCAATACAAAAAAGCGAGATGCAATTAAGCAATCTCACTGAAAGTTGA
- the mscL gene encoding large conductance mechanosensitive channel protein MscL, which produces MWKEFKAFAVKGNMLDLAIGVIIGAAFGKIVSSLVNDIIMPIIGLMLGGIDLTALSIPLGDADLMYGAFLQTLIDFFIIAFSIFLFIKFLNKFKKKEEEKAPEAPTPTKEEILLTEIRDLLKERQ; this is translated from the coding sequence ATGTGGAAAGAGTTTAAGGCTTTTGCAGTGAAAGGGAACATGCTCGACCTAGCCATTGGGGTTATTATTGGTGCTGCCTTTGGAAAGATTGTCAGCTCATTGGTAAACGATATCATCATGCCGATTATCGGCTTAATGCTTGGCGGCATTGATCTTACTGCCCTGTCAATTCCACTTGGTGATGCAGATCTGATGTATGGCGCGTTCCTCCAAACATTGATTGATTTCTTCATCATTGCTTTTTCCATTTTCCTATTTATTAAATTCTTGAATAAGTTTAAGAAAAAAGAGGAAGAGAAAGCACCTGAAGCACCGACTCCTACCAAAGAAGAGATATTGCTAACAGAGATTCGCGATTTACTTAAAGAGCGTCAATAA
- a CDS encoding MBL fold metallo-hydrolase codes for MRITHEKKVFQLTFLPRFFPVNCYLVEEDDGLTLIDAALPYSATKVIKTAHHIGKPITRILLTHAHDDHTGALDALKLALPNTPVYISKRESKLIYGDKSLEPSEPKTPIRGGVPKRLKTKADVLLQDGDQIGSLLAINAPGHTPGLMAFLDTRNNALIVGDAMQTRGGVAVAGQVQPLFPFPAWATWNKQIALGSVRRLRMYEPTLLATGHGSMLDAPCTAIDRAIAKAERNLEYQS; via the coding sequence ATGCGAATTACTCATGAGAAGAAGGTTTTTCAATTAACATTTCTGCCGCGTTTTTTTCCGGTGAACTGCTATCTGGTGGAGGAAGACGATGGATTAACCTTAATCGATGCTGCCTTACCATATAGTGCCACCAAGGTTATCAAGACAGCTCATCATATTGGCAAACCAATTACTCGAATACTGCTAACTCATGCCCACGATGACCACACTGGCGCACTCGATGCTCTCAAGCTAGCACTCCCAAACACTCCCGTTTATATTTCCAAAAGAGAGTCAAAGTTGATTTACGGAGATAAATCACTGGAGCCTAGTGAACCAAAAACGCCGATCCGTGGCGGCGTTCCAAAGCGTCTCAAGACAAAGGCGGATGTTCTGCTGCAAGATGGGGATCAGATTGGTTCCTTGCTTGCTATCAATGCGCCTGGACATACCCCAGGCTTAATGGCCTTTCTCGATACGAGGAACAATGCATTAATTGTTGGGGATGCAATGCAAACAAGAGGTGGTGTTGCTGTAGCGGGCCAAGTACAACCATTATTCCCGTTCCCAGCATGGGCTACATGGAATAAGCAGATTGCGCTAGGGAGTGTTAGGAGACTACGAATGTATGAACCTACATTGCTGGCAACAGGACATGGCAGTATGCTCGATGCACCATGCACTGCTATAGACCGAGCGATCGCTAAAGCTGAACGGAATCTAGAATATCAATCATGA
- a CDS encoding Na+/H+ antiporter NhaC family protein, with translation MENSVLSLVPPILALVMVLLTRRVLISLGAGIFVGALMLSYADLPAGSSLWEGILSSITSSIVMIYEIVKGLIITDGALNTWNMYIIFFLFLLGMITSLISLSGGSRAFGEWAMKRVKTRAGAQLVAVILGLIIFIDDYFNSLAVGNVSRPITDRHHVPRAKLAYIIDSTSAPVCVISPISSWGAYIMSIIGGIFVTLQVTGISALGAFLKMIPMNFYAIFTLLLVFASIFFNLNLGKMREHEERAILHHQLVDPSKGKVPGQSDVIESKNGKVRDLVLPIIVLIVATVSFMFVTGANATEGEATLLKIFENTDVSASLLYGGLAALAITLLLAFMKRMPTAQIVGGIGSGIKSMVPAISILFFAWTIIEIIGQVGTGVYLAHLIDGRMNVAFLPVLLFVISSFMSLATGTSWGTFGVMLGIAANIVSVVDMNMLLPAMASVLAGSVFGDHCSPISDTTILSSTGAGSHHIDHVLTQLPYAVTAGLLSVVGYLILGFTGSTLLSLGVALILLALFIYMVKVREKVLLAKTASSEN, from the coding sequence TTGGAAAACTCAGTACTCTCTTTAGTACCACCGATTTTGGCACTGGTCATGGTTCTATTAACACGTCGTGTCCTTATCTCTCTTGGAGCAGGGATCTTCGTCGGTGCATTGATGCTTAGCTATGCAGATCTACCTGCAGGTAGCAGTCTGTGGGAAGGAATTCTCTCCAGTATCACGAGCAGCATCGTCATGATCTATGAGATTGTCAAAGGATTGATTATCACTGATGGTGCATTAAACACATGGAATATGTATATCATCTTCTTCTTATTTTTACTGGGGATGATTACATCACTCATCTCACTTTCTGGGGGAAGTCGTGCATTCGGAGAATGGGCGATGAAAAGAGTAAAAACCCGGGCTGGTGCACAATTGGTTGCTGTTATTCTCGGTTTAATCATCTTTATCGATGATTACTTTAATAGCCTTGCTGTTGGTAATGTTAGCCGCCCCATTACAGACCGTCACCATGTTCCACGGGCAAAGTTAGCATATATCATTGATTCTACCTCTGCGCCTGTCTGCGTGATCTCGCCCATCTCTAGTTGGGGTGCCTACATCATGTCTATTATTGGTGGTATTTTCGTCACGCTACAAGTTACAGGGATAAGCGCATTAGGTGCCTTCCTGAAAATGATCCCGATGAATTTCTATGCTATTTTCACATTACTGTTGGTATTTGCATCGATCTTCTTCAACTTAAATCTTGGGAAGATGCGGGAGCATGAAGAACGGGCCATCCTTCATCACCAGCTTGTTGATCCAAGCAAAGGAAAGGTACCTGGTCAAAGCGATGTCATTGAGAGCAAAAATGGGAAAGTACGGGATCTTGTTCTCCCCATCATTGTTCTTATCGTTGCCACCGTCTCCTTTATGTTCGTAACAGGCGCCAATGCCACAGAAGGCGAAGCAACTCTTCTTAAGATCTTTGAGAACACCGATGTTTCTGCATCACTTTTATACGGGGGACTCGCAGCCTTAGCGATTACGCTTCTACTCGCTTTCATGAAACGGATGCCCACTGCTCAAATTGTTGGGGGTATTGGAAGTGGAATCAAATCCATGGTCCCTGCTATTTCGATTCTATTCTTTGCCTGGACTATCATCGAAATCATCGGCCAGGTGGGAACAGGTGTCTATCTCGCTCATCTCATCGATGGTCGTATGAATGTTGCATTTCTACCCGTCTTACTCTTTGTTATTTCGTCATTCATGTCATTAGCAACAGGAACTTCCTGGGGAACATTTGGCGTAATGCTAGGTATAGCTGCCAATATCGTCTCTGTTGTAGATATGAATATGTTGTTACCTGCCATGGCCAGTGTACTTGCCGGTTCTGTCTTCGGTGATCACTGCTCACCCATCTCAGATACAACCATTCTCTCTTCCACTGGTGCAGGTAGCCACCATATTGATCACGTGCTTACACAGCTACCCTACGCAGTGACAGCTGGTCTGCTCTCTGTTGTAGGCTATCTTATCCTAGGCTTCACAGGTAGTACCCTGCTCAGCCTAGGTGTTGCCCTCATTCTTCTCGCGCTCTTTATCTACATGGTGAAGGTACGAGAAAAAGTTTTATTGGCAAAAACGGCATCTAGTGAGAATTAA
- a CDS encoding response regulator transcription factor has protein sequence MQGSILLVEDDLAICEMVESFLEKEGLRVVTSPDGEDAIKKFNEAQFQLVILDLMMPRLDGLETLKIIRQVSTVPILIMSAKDRDVDKALGLELGADDYICKPFSLLELLARVKAAIRRANRYAVRSEEENRLIIYGDLAVDIVNFTVHKKEEAIKLTAKEFEILKLFVTNTNRVFTKAQIYNLIWKDEYFGDENVINVHMRRLREKIENDPSNPQYIKTLWGIGYKLEG, from the coding sequence ATGCAGGGAAGTATTTTACTTGTAGAAGATGATCTCGCTATTTGCGAAATGGTAGAAAGCTTCTTAGAAAAAGAAGGTCTAAGGGTGGTTACCTCTCCTGATGGTGAAGATGCCATCAAAAAATTTAATGAAGCGCAGTTTCAGCTTGTAATATTAGATTTAATGATGCCTAGGCTGGATGGCTTAGAAACATTAAAAATTATTCGTCAAGTGAGTACTGTCCCGATTCTCATCATGTCTGCCAAGGATCGTGATGTTGATAAAGCCTTGGGATTGGAGCTAGGTGCTGATGATTATATCTGCAAGCCCTTCTCATTACTGGAGCTATTGGCTCGGGTGAAGGCAGCGATCCGGAGAGCCAATCGATATGCAGTTCGCTCTGAGGAAGAGAATCGATTAATCATCTATGGTGATCTAGCAGTCGACATCGTCAATTTTACTGTTCATAAAAAAGAAGAGGCGATCAAGCTAACTGCGAAGGAATTTGAGATTCTCAAGCTCTTTGTCACCAACACCAACCGAGTTTTTACCAAGGCTCAGATCTATAACTTGATCTGGAAGGATGAGTATTTCGGCGATGAAAATGTGATCAATGTACATATGCGCAGGCTCCGAGAAAAAATTGAGAATGATCCATCTAACCCTCAATACATCAAGACATTATGGGGGATAGGCTATAAGTTAGAGGGCTGA
- a CDS encoding response regulator transcription factor: MKIMLVDDHKVLLSGIKLWLSKVEGWEVVGEAFSGEEAIQMVERLRPDLVLMDISMPGMSGIEALAQMKAIAPNVKVLMLTMHTEEEYLKAALKEGASGFVLKRAAHTELISAIETVLAGQTYIYPSLTSLVIKGFVGEGESRAEERKEESKRECLSEREEEVLKYIALGYTYQEIADTLFVSIKTVESYKSRISEKLDLKRRSELVRFALKEGIITADD; encoded by the coding sequence ATGAAAATCATGTTAGTGGACGATCATAAGGTACTGTTATCGGGGATTAAGCTATGGCTCTCCAAGGTAGAAGGTTGGGAAGTTGTGGGTGAAGCGTTCAGCGGAGAAGAGGCCATCCAGATGGTGGAACGATTAAGACCTGATCTTGTCTTAATGGATATTTCCATGCCAGGAATGAGTGGGATCGAAGCACTAGCCCAAATGAAAGCCATCGCTCCCAATGTGAAGGTGCTCATGTTAACCATGCATACAGAAGAAGAATATTTAAAAGCAGCATTAAAAGAAGGCGCTTCTGGCTTTGTCCTCAAACGAGCAGCTCATACGGAGCTTATCTCAGCGATTGAAACGGTATTAGCAGGTCAGACCTACATCTATCCCTCACTTACCAGTCTAGTGATCAAAGGCTTTGTTGGTGAGGGGGAATCAAGGGCTGAAGAGAGAAAGGAAGAGTCAAAAAGAGAGTGCTTGAGTGAGCGGGAAGAAGAGGTTCTAAAATATATTGCTCTTGGCTATACCTATCAGGAGATTGCAGATACATTGTTTGTTAGCATTAAAACAGTAGAGTCATACAAGAGTAGAATATCAGAGAAGCTAGACTTGAAACGGCGCTCTGAGCTGGTACGCTTTGCCCTAAAAGAGGGTATCATCACCGCTGATGATTAG
- a CDS encoding nucleotidyltransferase domain-containing protein: MPETIYKKSVLEEMIEQLDLPEYVVEKTIQRYKSLGEWFNRENSSFKDVDIKIFPQGSFALGTTIKPINEQEEYDLDMGCKVIIPNFKSLFTQEQLKEMVGTELESYRVAKGIKQELEEKHRCWRLEYMDEIKFHLDIVPCIPLNIDMQSVYKKQLEDAFNYEELLNKSVVDAAINITDDRLDNYSIISQDWNISNPEGYLKWFESRMTTGNFGLYNRSSITPVPIYSRKTILQRCIQLLKRHRDNMFGEDDSKPISIIITTLAARAYNGELNLEEALINLLKNMPTYINPSTPRVPNPVNPNEDFTDRWDTSEGKKLDLEGNFKNWLLQAKVDFYNLLKTESYETASLILNNKFSLNIDKSFLNKKYISDKQRNVTSLPINPPKPWGDAY, translated from the coding sequence ATGCCTGAAACAATATATAAAAAAAGTGTTTTAGAAGAAATGATTGAGCAACTAGATTTACCTGAGTATGTTGTTGAAAAAACAATTCAAAGATATAAGTCGTTGGGAGAATGGTTTAATAGAGAAAATAGTTCTTTCAAAGATGTAGATATAAAAATATTTCCTCAAGGCTCTTTTGCATTAGGGACTACTATAAAACCTATTAACGAACAAGAAGAATATGATTTAGACATGGGTTGTAAAGTCATTATCCCTAATTTTAAGTCTTTGTTTACACAGGAACAATTAAAGGAAATGGTCGGTACTGAACTAGAAAGTTATCGTGTAGCAAAGGGGATCAAGCAGGAACTAGAAGAGAAGCACCGCTGTTGGAGATTGGAGTATATGGACGAGATTAAATTTCATTTAGATATAGTTCCATGTATACCATTAAATATTGATATGCAATCGGTCTACAAAAAACAATTAGAAGATGCTTTCAATTATGAAGAACTCTTAAACAAATCTGTGGTTGACGCTGCTATAAACATTACCGATGATCGACTTGATAATTATTCCATTATCTCGCAAGACTGGAATATTAGTAATCCAGAAGGATATTTGAAATGGTTTGAGAGTCGCATGACAACGGGCAACTTCGGACTATACAATCGTTCTTCAATAACGCCTGTTCCAATTTACAGCAGAAAAACCATTCTTCAAAGATGTATTCAATTGTTAAAGAGACATCGTGATAATATGTTTGGAGAAGATGATAGTAAGCCGATTTCTATTATTATAACAACTTTGGCAGCTAGAGCTTATAATGGAGAATTGAATTTAGAAGAAGCATTGATAAATCTATTGAAAAATATGCCAACATATATTAACCCTAGTACCCCCAGAGTTCCCAATCCTGTGAACCCCAATGAAGATTTTACAGACAGGTGGGATACGTCAGAAGGAAAGAAATTAGATTTAGAAGGGAATTTCAAAAACTGGTTGTTACAAGCGAAAGTTGATTTTTACAACTTATTAAAAACGGAAAGTTATGAAACAGCTAGTTTAATCTTAAATAATAAATTCTCTTTGAATATAGATAAAAGCTTTTTAAATAAAAAATATATAAGTGACAAGCAGAGAAATGTAACAAGCTTACCAATAAATCCACCAAAACCTTGGGGTGATGCATATTAA